A portion of the Paenibacillus hamazuiensis genome contains these proteins:
- a CDS encoding DEAD/DEAH box helicase: MNRLTGKVASIDECIELIRSTPEVMSQVNYWHTIPPREASYSDVPERMNPAIRSALSSRGIHKLYTHQAKSFDEALGGSHVVTVTPTASGKTLCYNLPVLQAIVENDAARALYLFPTKALAQDQVAELQQFVDLMGMDIKTHTYDGDTPPAVRQAIRNAGHIVVTNPDMLHSAILPHHTKWVKLFENIKYIVIDEVHSYRGVFGSHVANVIRRLKRICKFYGSSPQFICASATIDNPKEHAERLIGEKVALVDNNGAPAGEKHFVFYNPPVVNQQLGIRKSSVLETRKLAGLLLKNGIQTIVFARSRVRVELLLTYLQDLVKHELGTKSIRGYRGGYLPKLRREIERGLRSGEIRGVVSTNALELGIDIGQLQACVLNGYPGTIASTWQQSGRAGRRQESSITFLVASSNPLDQYLIQNPRYFFERPPERALIHPDNLIILVDHVKCAAYELPFEADEKFGDESLKDILEFLTEERILHHVKDRWYWMEQSFPAHDISLRSAAQENFIIIDMTSGSRVLGEVDRFSAPTLIHEEAIYIHEGVQYQVEKLDYEEKKAYVREVNVDYYTDANMAVQLKVLHVQRESEDGGLQRQYGEVTVNAKATIFKKIRLRTHENIGSGPIHLPEEELHTSSYWFTFSDELTASMTNNDMQFALLGIANVLVHIAPLYLMCDPLDIRVVPQVRAVHNKMPTVFFYDRYPGGVGLSERLYEVHGRLIEQAKQLISDCSCLSGCPACVGPIEEVGLTGKQLAMRLLSQVEGVR, encoded by the coding sequence ATGAATCGGTTAACGGGAAAAGTCGCTTCCATAGATGAATGCATCGAGTTGATCCGTTCCACCCCCGAGGTGATGAGCCAGGTCAATTACTGGCATACGATTCCGCCTCGGGAAGCCTCTTACAGCGATGTGCCGGAACGAATGAATCCGGCCATACGATCCGCGCTGAGCAGCAGGGGCATTCACAAGCTTTATACGCATCAGGCGAAATCGTTCGACGAGGCACTCGGCGGCAGCCACGTCGTAACCGTTACCCCGACCGCCTCCGGGAAGACGTTATGTTATAACCTGCCTGTGCTTCAGGCGATTGTGGAAAATGACGCGGCGCGGGCGCTTTACCTGTTTCCGACCAAAGCTTTGGCTCAGGACCAGGTCGCGGAGCTGCAGCAGTTTGTCGATCTGATGGGCATGGATATCAAAACGCATACATACGACGGCGATACGCCGCCTGCCGTCCGACAGGCAATCCGCAATGCGGGACATATTGTCGTAACGAACCCGGACATGCTGCATTCGGCGATTTTGCCCCATCACACGAAGTGGGTGAAGCTGTTTGAAAATATCAAATACATCGTCATCGACGAGGTGCACTCTTACCGCGGCGTGTTCGGCAGCCATGTCGCCAATGTGATCCGCCGGTTGAAGCGGATTTGCAAATTTTACGGGTCGTCGCCGCAGTTTATTTGCGCTTCGGCGACGATCGACAATCCGAAGGAGCATGCGGAACGGCTGATCGGCGAGAAGGTGGCGTTGGTCGACAATAACGGCGCTCCGGCCGGAGAGAAGCATTTCGTGTTTTACAACCCGCCGGTCGTCAACCAGCAGCTCGGCATTCGCAAAAGCAGCGTGCTGGAAACGAGAAAGCTGGCCGGCTTGCTGCTTAAGAACGGCATCCAGACGATCGTTTTCGCCCGCAGCCGCGTGCGCGTCGAGCTGTTGCTCACATATTTGCAGGATCTCGTGAAGCACGAGCTCGGTACGAAGTCGATTCGCGGCTACCGGGGCGGCTATTTGCCGAAGCTTCGCCGTGAGATCGAGCGGGGGCTGCGCAGCGGAGAAATACGCGGCGTCGTCAGCACGAACGCGCTGGAGCTCGGCATCGACATCGGTCAGCTGCAGGCGTGCGTGCTGAACGGCTATCCCGGCACGATCGCCAGCACGTGGCAGCAGTCGGGCCGCGCCGGCCGGCGCCAGGAAAGCTCGATTACGTTCCTGGTCGCAAGCAGCAATCCGCTTGATCAATATTTGATCCAGAACCCCAGGTACTTTTTCGAACGTCCGCCGGAACGGGCTCTGATTCATCCCGACAACCTGATCATTTTGGTCGATCATGTGAAATGCGCGGCGTATGAGCTCCCTTTCGAAGCGGACGAGAAGTTCGGCGACGAATCGCTGAAGGACATTCTCGAATTTTTGACGGAGGAGCGGATTCTTCACCACGTTAAAGACCGCTGGTACTGGATGGAGCAGTCGTTTCCGGCCCATGACATTTCGCTGCGTTCGGCGGCGCAGGAAAACTTCATCATCATCGATATGACAAGCGGCAGCCGGGTGCTCGGCGAAGTCGACCGGTTCAGCGCGCCGACGCTCATTCATGAGGAGGCGATATACATCCATGAGGGCGTCCAATACCAGGTGGAGAAGCTCGATTACGAGGAGAAAAAAGCCTACGTTCGCGAGGTGAACGTAGATTATTACACCGATGCGAACATGGCGGTGCAGCTGAAAGTGCTGCATGTGCAGCGGGAGAGCGAAGACGGCGGGCTGCAGCGCCAATACGGCGAGGTGACGGTCAATGCGAAGGCGACGATATTCAAAAAAATCCGGCTGCGCACGCACGAGAATATCGGCTCCGGGCCGATCCATTTGCCGGAGGAGGAGCTGCATACGAGCTCGTACTGGTTTACGTTTTCGGACGAATTGACCGCTTCGATGACAAACAACGATATGCAGTTCGCTTTGCTTGGCATCGCCAACGTGCTTGTGCATATCGCCCCGCTTTATTTGATGTGCGACCCGCTCGACATTCGCGTTGTGCCGCAGGTAAGGGCGGTTCATAACAAGATGCCGACGGTCTTTTTTTACGATCGTTATCCTGGCGGAGTCGGGCTTAGCGAGCGGCTGTATGAAGTGCATGGCAGGCTGATCGAGCAGGCCAAGCAGCTTATCTCCGATTGCTCCTGTCTGAGCGGCTGTCCCGCCTGCGTCGGACCGATCGAAGAGGTCGGCCTCACCGGCAAACAGCTGGCGATGCGGCTGCTGTCGCAAGTGGAGGGAGTGCGATGA
- a CDS encoding ribonuclease H-like domain-containing protein: MSGLKERLQRLKKSEAAPEPKQEMAPGGEWDAVGARMEHGDWGSFVLRRRVYEANYRHGHYGLSELFGQAGALQIFQEPAGSAARRKKTPRSAGAGPNAVPLKHHEQLLFFDTETTGLGIGAGNVPFMIGIGYYEGDRFVVEQMFIRNPGEEIAMLGYLKDKLEKHTHLVSYNGKSFDWPILKNRYILNRMKLQTEPAAHLDFLYPSRGLWKHTMPSCRLGAVEEERLGVIRHNDVPGSLAPTLYFQYLAERDPSLVQGVFVHNELDILSLAALAVHFSLALQGKIDPETLTPEELFRMGVWLDKLGHCRQADVVIDFLLQYGAGDTAEYWLPLAQMYKKRGLGSRSIDLWERYIDERGNRATASIEPFIELAMHYEHAEKDYRKALYFAEEGLNKAWKRKTLKRAGTREEQDRQDKQMEDIQKRIDRLKKKAATAGKKPAARRPEYAMDGLLSM; this comes from the coding sequence ATGAGTGGACTGAAGGAGCGGCTGCAGCGGCTCAAAAAAAGCGAAGCGGCACCCGAACCGAAGCAGGAGATGGCGCCGGGCGGCGAATGGGATGCGGTCGGTGCCCGGATGGAGCATGGCGACTGGGGTTCGTTTGTGTTAAGAAGACGCGTTTATGAGGCGAACTACAGACACGGCCATTACGGGCTTTCCGAATTGTTCGGGCAGGCAGGGGCGCTGCAAATTTTTCAGGAGCCGGCCGGGAGCGCTGCGCGAAGAAAGAAAACGCCCCGCAGCGCAGGGGCCGGACCGAATGCAGTCCCGTTAAAACACCATGAGCAGCTGCTTTTTTTCGATACGGAAACGACGGGGCTCGGCATCGGAGCGGGCAACGTGCCGTTTATGATCGGCATCGGGTATTACGAAGGCGATCGGTTTGTCGTGGAGCAGATGTTCATCCGCAATCCGGGCGAAGAGATCGCCATGCTCGGTTACTTGAAAGACAAGCTGGAGAAGCATACGCATCTAGTATCATACAACGGCAAATCGTTCGATTGGCCGATTTTGAAAAACCGGTACATATTGAACCGCATGAAGCTGCAGACGGAGCCGGCCGCTCACCTCGACTTTCTTTACCCGTCGCGCGGGCTGTGGAAACATACGATGCCTTCGTGCAGACTGGGAGCGGTGGAGGAGGAGCGGCTAGGCGTCATTCGCCATAACGATGTTCCCGGATCGCTTGCCCCGACGTTATATTTTCAGTATTTGGCGGAGAGGGACCCGTCGCTCGTCCAAGGCGTATTCGTTCATAACGAGCTCGACATTTTGTCGCTTGCCGCTCTTGCCGTCCATTTTTCGCTGGCACTACAGGGCAAAATCGATCCGGAGACGCTGACGCCGGAGGAGCTTTTCCGGATGGGCGTCTGGCTCGATAAGCTCGGTCACTGCCGGCAGGCGGATGTTGTGATCGACTTTTTGCTGCAGTATGGCGCCGGAGATACGGCGGAATATTGGCTGCCGCTCGCCCAAATGTACAAAAAGCGCGGACTGGGCAGCCGCAGCATCGATTTGTGGGAGCGCTATATCGATGAGCGGGGAAATCGGGCGACGGCTTCCATCGAGCCGTTTATCGAGCTGGCGATGCACTATGAACACGCGGAGAAAGATTACCGGAAGGCGCTTTATTTTGCCGAGGAAGGCCTTAACAAAGCATGGAAGCGGAAGACGCTGAAAAGGGCCGGCACGCGGGAAGAGCAGGATCGGCAGGACAAGCAGATGGAAGACATCCAGAAACGGATCGACCGGTTGAAAAAGAAAGCGGCCACCGCAGGCAAGAAGCCAGCTGCAAGGAGGCCGGAATACGCGATGGACGGCCTGTTGTCGATGTAA
- a CDS encoding Fpg/Nei family DNA glycosylase, with the protein MPELPEMENYKQLLGPRVAGKVITGVDIQREKSLNVPAPLFIREVQGQSITRVERRAKHLLFHLSNAKVLLLHLMLGGWMFFGRREEKPDRTCQVTLSFGDLHLYFIGLRLGYLHLHDPHEVDLLLQKLGPEPLEPIFTFERFVQTMKPRRGNLKVTLVDQSILSGIGNCYSDEICFHAGLLPARSVNGLNAEELGTLYRSMREVLLEAIRYGGYMESPLYAGDELTGSFDCRCRVYDREGEPCVVCGTSIERHEISSKKSFSCPNCQH; encoded by the coding sequence ATGCCGGAATTGCCGGAAATGGAAAATTATAAGCAACTGCTTGGTCCGAGAGTCGCGGGGAAAGTCATCACAGGGGTGGACATTCAGAGGGAAAAATCACTGAACGTTCCTGCCCCTTTATTTATACGTGAAGTGCAGGGCCAATCGATTACCCGCGTCGAGCGGAGGGCCAAACATCTGCTGTTTCATTTGTCGAACGCCAAAGTTCTGCTGCTGCATCTGATGCTCGGGGGCTGGATGTTTTTCGGGAGGCGCGAGGAGAAGCCTGACCGAACATGCCAGGTGACGCTGAGCTTCGGCGACCTCCATCTGTATTTTATCGGGCTGCGCCTCGGATATTTACACCTGCACGATCCGCATGAAGTCGATTTGCTGCTGCAAAAGCTGGGTCCCGAGCCGCTGGAGCCGATCTTTACATTCGAACGGTTTGTTCAGACGATGAAACCCCGACGCGGAAACCTTAAGGTTACTTTGGTGGATCAAAGCATCTTGTCGGGCATCGGCAATTGTTATTCCGACGAGATATGCTTTCATGCCGGCCTGCTCCCCGCCAGGAGCGTGAATGGTTTGAACGCCGAGGAGCTCGGAACGCTGTACCGCTCGATGCGCGAGGTGCTGCTGGAGGCGATCCGCTACGGCGGCTATATGGAATCGCCATTGTACGCCGGCGACGAGCTGACCGGTTCCTTCGACTGCCGGTGCAGGGTGTACGACCGCGAGGGAGAGCCGTGCGTCGTCTGCGGCACTTCGATCGAACGCCACGAAATTTCATCGAAAAAATCGTTCAGCTGTCCGAACTGTCAGCATTAG
- a CDS encoding deoxyribonuclease IV, which produces MRFGCHISIRHGYLEAAKTALRIGAGAFQYFPKNPRSLSVKSFARADAEGCAAFCREHGIASIAHAPYPTNLAVDDPGLRQATLASVLNDLEIAEACGSVGLVVHFGKYKGSDPLQGYKNIIQLINDITASWQGNALLLIENQAGEGSAMGTTFEELVKIRSLVSRPHKVAFCFDTCHAFASGLWKGDDWPEAAARGAALGYFDHLKAIHLNDSRYESGSGKDRHANIGSGFIGTRGMETFLRSPFFARGIPVVLETPVPRGGSHEGEIRFAMQLGGYTAGKV; this is translated from the coding sequence ATGAGATTCGGTTGTCATATCAGCATTCGCCACGGCTATCTGGAAGCTGCCAAAACCGCTCTTCGCATCGGAGCCGGAGCGTTTCAATATTTTCCGAAAAATCCGCGAAGCCTGTCCGTCAAGTCGTTTGCACGCGCCGATGCGGAAGGCTGCGCTGCGTTTTGCAGGGAACACGGCATCGCTTCCATCGCGCACGCACCGTATCCGACGAATCTTGCTGTGGACGATCCGGGGCTCCGGCAAGCGACGCTTGCATCCGTATTGAACGACTTGGAGATCGCCGAAGCTTGCGGATCCGTCGGCCTTGTCGTCCATTTTGGAAAATATAAGGGGTCGGACCCGTTACAAGGCTACAAAAATATTATACAATTAATCAATGACATTACCGCTTCCTGGCAAGGAAACGCGCTGCTGCTGATCGAGAACCAGGCGGGCGAAGGTTCCGCGATGGGAACCACTTTCGAGGAGCTCGTGAAAATCAGAAGTTTGGTGAGCCGGCCGCACAAGGTCGCCTTCTGCTTCGATACCTGCCATGCGTTTGCCAGCGGTTTATGGAAAGGTGATGACTGGCCGGAGGCGGCCGCCAGAGGGGCGGCTCTCGGATACTTCGACCATCTGAAGGCGATTCATTTGAACGACTCGCGATATGAATCGGGATCGGGCAAGGACCGCCACGCAAACATCGGCTCCGGCTTCATCGGGACTCGCGGAATGGAGACGTTTTTGCGGTCGCCTTTTTTCGCCCGCGGCATTCCCGTTGTGCTCGAAACTCCCGTTCCCCGGGGCGGGTCCCATGAGGGAGAAATTCGTTTTGCGATGCAGCTGGGGGGTTACACGGCCGGGAAAGTTTGA
- a CDS encoding cyclic-phosphate processing receiver domain-containing protein → MIRVFLDDMRRCPEGFVLAKDAAECILLLEQCEVEVLSLDYDLGPGQPTGLEVVMHMVRKRLFPREIYLHTSSASGRVSMFNLLYAHKPEGTVLYNHPIPPEKAAEWILQRKRESENGNKDTDGS, encoded by the coding sequence ATGATTCGCGTATTCTTGGACGACATGCGCCGGTGTCCGGAAGGATTTGTTTTGGCTAAAGACGCTGCGGAGTGTATTTTGCTGTTGGAACAATGCGAGGTGGAAGTGCTCTCGCTCGATTACGATTTGGGGCCGGGACAGCCTACCGGCCTTGAGGTTGTCATGCACATGGTGCGGAAGCGGCTGTTTCCCCGCGAAATTTACCTGCATACGTCGAGCGCCTCCGGGCGTGTCAGCATGTTTAATTTGCTGTATGCGCATAAGCCGGAAGGAACGGTTTTGTACAATCACCCGATTCCGCCGGAGAAGGCGGCAGAGTGGATTTTGCAGCGGAAACGGGAGTCGGAAAACGGCAACAAAGATACAGACGGGAGTTGA
- a CDS encoding ABC transporter ATP-binding protein — translation MISLSGIHFIREDRHILSDVNLTVKEGEHWVILGRNGSGKTTLLEMMIGYMFPSSGKVEVLGNVYGQCDVREVRKHIGYISQSLFEKLTPRDPVWEVVATGEYSFLRFYQEIPEEVKAKAIGMLERVNLVHLQDQPLGTLSQGERKKVMLARSLMQNPSILIMDEPCAGLDLYEREKLLDDINSLHSQQLTIIYVTHHIEEIMPVFTHVLLIEQGKIIASGAKNDVLNADNLYKAYRVPLQIDWFRDRPWIKVL, via the coding sequence TTGATTAGCTTGAGCGGCATTCATTTTATTCGCGAAGATCGGCACATTTTATCCGATGTCAATTTGACGGTAAAAGAGGGAGAGCATTGGGTCATTTTGGGGCGCAACGGCTCCGGCAAAACGACGCTGCTGGAGATGATGATCGGTTATATGTTCCCGTCCAGCGGCAAGGTGGAGGTGCTTGGCAACGTATACGGGCAATGTGACGTGCGCGAGGTGCGCAAGCATATCGGCTACATCAGCCAATCGCTGTTTGAAAAGCTGACGCCGCGCGATCCCGTATGGGAAGTCGTGGCTACCGGGGAGTACAGCTTCCTTCGTTTCTATCAGGAAATTCCCGAGGAAGTGAAAGCGAAGGCGATCGGGATGCTGGAGAGAGTGAATCTTGTCCATTTGCAGGACCAGCCGCTCGGTACGCTGTCGCAAGGCGAGCGCAAAAAAGTGATGTTGGCCAGGTCGCTGATGCAAAACCCGAGCATTTTGATTATGGACGAGCCTTGCGCCGGACTGGACTTATACGAACGGGAAAAGCTGCTGGATGACATCAACAGCCTTCATTCGCAGCAGCTGACGATCATCTATGTAACTCATCATATCGAGGAAATTATGCCGGTGTTTACGCACGTCCTGCTTATAGAGCAGGGGAAAATCATCGCATCCGGGGCGAAAAACGATGTGCTGAATGCGGATAACCTGTATAAAGCGTACCGGGTGCCGCTGCAGATCGATTGGTTTCGCGACAGGCCGTGGATTAAAGTGCTGTGA
- a CDS encoding SAM-dependent methyltransferase translates to MKDVHIEGDRMDSMTNNDKAAGFIATSNHGFGAQAMEEIRRLFEQVKLTAIVPAEIFRFDAEGISKREATLLLTEREPVFVRHVQPVDVQVAIDRTESDLHRLQETVKSSFNLPEGAKVAVQTRKLDGVEYAYTPFACKEAIDEAIVRNFRAEPVVKGADLIISVFLTAELALIGLSAPADNLSDWSGGAVRFQREEGQISRAKFKLLEAEMRFGLDFRSYRNALDIGAAPGGWTSLLLERGCHVTAVDPARLDPGLLQHPKLTFLQKNAGDVRFRDGAFDLLVCDMSWSPRQMTTLVGDLLYAVQPGGTCIITVKLMHKKAFQTMREVVGDLSPQLELQKAKQLFHNREELTMFFIKARS, encoded by the coding sequence GTGAAGGACGTACATATCGAAGGAGATCGCATGGACAGCATGACGAATAATGACAAGGCAGCCGGTTTTATCGCCACCTCCAATCATGGCTTCGGCGCGCAGGCGATGGAGGAAATTCGCCGGCTTTTTGAACAAGTGAAGCTGACGGCCATCGTGCCGGCGGAAATTTTTCGCTTCGATGCAGAAGGAATTTCCAAGCGGGAAGCGACGTTGCTGCTGACCGAGAGGGAGCCTGTCTTTGTAAGGCACGTTCAGCCGGTGGATGTTCAGGTGGCTATCGACCGGACGGAGTCCGATTTGCACCGTCTTCAGGAAACGGTGAAATCGTCTTTTAACCTGCCGGAAGGGGCCAAAGTTGCGGTGCAAACCCGCAAGCTCGACGGTGTGGAGTATGCCTACACGCCGTTTGCCTGCAAAGAGGCGATCGACGAAGCGATCGTACGGAACTTTCGGGCGGAGCCGGTCGTGAAAGGCGCCGACCTCATCATTTCCGTTTTTTTGACGGCGGAGCTTGCGCTTATCGGGTTGTCCGCGCCTGCGGACAATTTGTCCGATTGGTCAGGCGGCGCGGTCCGGTTTCAGCGGGAGGAGGGGCAAATCTCGCGTGCCAAATTCAAGCTGCTGGAAGCGGAGATGCGCTTCGGGCTTGATTTTCGCAGCTATCGGAACGCTTTGGACATCGGCGCCGCACCGGGCGGCTGGACGTCGCTGCTGCTGGAGCGCGGCTGCCACGTCACCGCCGTCGATCCTGCCCGGCTCGATCCCGGGCTTTTGCAGCATCCGAAGCTGACGTTTTTGCAAAAAAACGCCGGGGACGTTCGTTTCCGCGATGGCGCCTTCGACCTGCTCGTTTGCGATATGAGCTGGAGCCCGCGCCAGATGACGACGCTCGTAGGGGATCTGCTGTACGCGGTTCAGCCTGGCGGAACATGCATCATTACCGTGAAGCTGATGCACAAGAAAGCATTTCAGACGATGCGCGAGGTGGTCGGGGATTTGTCGCCGCAGCTTGAACTGCAGAAAGCAAAGCAGCTGTTTCACAACCGCGAGGAACTGACGATGTTTTTCATCAAAGCGCGAAGCTAG
- a CDS encoding class I SAM-dependent methyltransferase has protein sequence MGENNPVSRWDRIFADTDRGKPVYDDWLDKHEHILRLSADLPVIDLGCGYGCDTLYLAERGYRVISCDISEEALKQIRRYIPEAETVPLNLLDGLPFADGSAALIIADLSLHYFRWADTVRIAGEIRRVLQPGGYLLCRVNSIRDELFGAGQGRMAEPNYYETEEGHFKRFFEREDLLELFKHWNVEYLQEADMHRYGRKKVLWEAALHKA, from the coding sequence ATGGGCGAAAATAATCCGGTATCAAGATGGGACCGCATTTTTGCGGATACGGATAGAGGCAAGCCGGTGTACGACGATTGGCTTGACAAGCACGAGCACATTTTGCGGTTGTCGGCGGACTTGCCGGTGATCGATCTGGGCTGCGGTTACGGATGCGATACATTGTATTTGGCGGAGCGGGGTTACCGGGTCATTTCCTGCGACATTTCGGAGGAGGCGTTGAAGCAGATTCGGCGTTATATTCCGGAGGCGGAGACGGTGCCGCTCAATTTGCTGGACGGATTGCCGTTTGCGGACGGTTCGGCCGCGCTGATTATCGCCGATTTAAGCCTGCACTACTTCCGCTGGGCGGATACGGTTCGCATTGCCGGTGAAATTCGCCGGGTTTTGCAGCCGGGAGGGTATTTGCTGTGCAGGGTAAATTCGATTCGGGACGAGCTGTTCGGGGCCGGACAAGGCCGGATGGCGGAGCCGAACTATTACGAGACGGAAGAGGGACATTTTAAGCGTTTTTTCGAACGGGAAGATTTGCTCGAACTGTTTAAGCATTGGAATGTCGAATATTTGCAGGAAGCGGACATGCACCGGTATGGCAGGAAAAAGGTGCTGTGGGAGGCCGCACTGCATAAAGCGTGA
- a CDS encoding DinB family protein has product MEQLIANYSKGYDMLSEALVGVSQELLNFKPAPDKWSIKEIVIHVSDAEMVAIYRMKKVIAEENPLLFKFDPDAWAGRLHYLALDHEPYLQMFRSQRAMMTQILLALKPENWERTGVHNVAGKQTLRDIVQTFVGHVDRHIKQIERNKEAFSRRSQ; this is encoded by the coding sequence TTGGAACAGCTGATTGCAAATTATTCCAAAGGGTATGACATGTTAAGTGAGGCGTTGGTCGGAGTTTCGCAGGAACTTCTGAACTTCAAGCCGGCTCCGGACAAATGGAGCATCAAAGAGATCGTCATCCATGTAAGCGACGCCGAGATGGTGGCGATTTACCGGATGAAGAAGGTCATTGCGGAAGAAAATCCGCTTCTGTTCAAATTCGATCCCGACGCCTGGGCCGGGCGGCTCCATTATTTGGCGCTCGATCATGAGCCTTATTTGCAGATGTTCCGATCGCAGCGGGCAATGATGACGCAAATTCTTTTGGCGCTGAAGCCGGAGAATTGGGAACGTACGGGTGTTCATAACGTCGCAGGGAAACAGACGCTGCGCGACATTGTGCAAACATTCGTCGGTCACGTCGACAGACACATTAAGCAGATCGAACGCAATAAGGAGGCTTTTTCCAGACGCTCACAATAA
- a CDS encoding CpaF family protein, whose protein sequence is MQEHDRFLRLKAQITERLDLHRETTDEQLYELAEQAVFEESDRSYMTARQKHALVQRLFHSFRGFDVLQPLIDDPAVTEIMVNSHERIFVEQEGKVTLSPVQFESREKLEDVIQSIVAKVNRVVNEASPIVDARLKDGSRVNVVLPPVALDGPAMTIRKFPEKPLTMGDLIRKGALTEEAALFLKTLVQAKYNIFISGGTGSGKTTFLNVLSQFIPEDERIITIEDSAELQIRTVPNIVRMETRNANTEGRGEITMRELIKSSLRMRPSRIIVGEVRGAEALDMLQAMNTGHDGSLSTGHANTTADMLGRLETMVLSGVTLEVEVIRKQIASALDILIHLSRLRDHSRRVMEISEIVGMTDGDIELNPLYRFVETGENEAGVVTGQLAPTGSHLRRTHKLALAGLRVPGSDMQGKESTVDNRLPRLQNDR, encoded by the coding sequence TTGCAGGAGCATGACCGATTTTTAAGGCTCAAGGCGCAAATTACCGAACGGCTTGATCTGCATCGGGAAACGACGGACGAGCAGCTTTACGAGCTCGCCGAGCAAGCGGTCTTCGAAGAGTCGGATCGCAGCTACATGACTGCCCGGCAAAAGCACGCTCTCGTTCAGCGGCTCTTTCATTCGTTTCGTGGATTCGACGTGCTTCAGCCGCTTATTGACGATCCGGCAGTTACTGAAATTATGGTAAACAGCCACGAACGTATTTTCGTCGAACAAGAAGGCAAAGTGACATTAAGCCCGGTTCAATTCGAAAGCAGGGAGAAGCTGGAGGACGTGATCCAGTCAATCGTCGCCAAAGTAAATCGAGTCGTCAACGAAGCGAGCCCGATCGTCGACGCAAGGCTGAAGGACGGCTCACGCGTCAATGTCGTGCTTCCTCCCGTAGCGTTGGACGGCCCGGCGATGACGATCCGCAAATTCCCCGAGAAACCGCTGACGATGGGCGATTTGATCCGCAAAGGCGCGCTGACGGAGGAAGCGGCACTTTTTTTGAAAACGCTCGTGCAGGCCAAATACAACATATTTATCAGCGGAGGTACAGGTTCGGGGAAAACGACGTTTTTGAACGTATTATCGCAGTTCATTCCGGAGGATGAGCGCATCATTACGATTGAGGACTCCGCGGAGCTGCAAATTCGCACGGTACCTAATATCGTCCGTATGGAAACGCGGAATGCGAACACCGAAGGGCGCGGCGAAATTACGATGCGCGAGCTCATCAAGTCGTCGCTCCGAATGCGGCCAAGCCGGATTATCGTCGGCGAGGTGCGTGGGGCGGAGGCGCTTGATATGCTGCAGGCGATGAACACCGGGCATGACGGTTCCTTATCGACGGGACATGCGAATACGACGGCGGACATGCTTGGCAGGTTGGAAACGATGGTGCTGAGCGGCGTCACTCTGGAAGTCGAGGTGATCCGCAAGCAAATTGCTTCGGCGCTCGATATATTGATTCACTTGTCGAGGCTCAGGGATCATTCGCGCCGGGTTATGGAAATCAGCGAAATCGTCGGCATGACGGACGGCGATATTGAGCTGAACCCGCTGTACCGGTTTGTCGAGACCGGAGAAAATGAGGCGGGTGTCGTGACTGGGCAGCTGGCACCTACAGGAAGCCATCTGCGGCGAACGCATAAGCTGGCACTGGCCGGCCTCCGGGTTCCCGGGTCGGACATGCAGGGAAAGGAGTCCACCGTTGATAACAGACTACCGCGTTTACAAAATGACCGCTAA
- a CDS encoding type II secretion system F family protein — protein MITDYRVYKMTAKEKVVSMLLAGALLACIGTVFYKSAVMALLIALLGILYPAMRAKQLAAKRRQLLNMQFKQALSGISSAIGAGKSVETAFLEAVDDLKLLYPDPNTFIIRELELINRKIEIGGTIEAALLDFSARSGSDDIRNFTDVFVTCKRTGGNLIHVIRRTASIIHEKLEIEQEIAVMMSQKKFESRLLTFAPLVVVGLLAYSSPDYMAPLYNGIGYVVMSVCLLVLFGCYKMTERIMDIKV, from the coding sequence TTGATAACAGACTACCGCGTTTACAAAATGACCGCTAAAGAGAAGGTTGTCTCCATGCTGCTGGCGGGGGCGCTGCTGGCGTGCATCGGCACGGTGTTTTACAAAAGCGCCGTGATGGCGCTTCTGATCGCGCTGCTCGGCATCCTGTATCCGGCCATGCGGGCGAAGCAGCTTGCGGCGAAGCGCAGACAGCTGCTGAATATGCAGTTCAAGCAGGCGCTGTCGGGTATTTCCTCGGCGATCGGCGCCGGAAAATCGGTGGAGACGGCTTTTCTTGAAGCGGTGGATGATTTGAAGCTGCTTTACCCGGATCCGAATACGTTCATCATCCGCGAGCTTGAGCTGATCAACCGGAAAATCGAAATCGGCGGAACGATTGAGGCCGCTTTGCTTGATTTCAGCGCTCGATCCGGCTCGGACGATATACGTAACTTTACGGACGTTTTTGTAACCTGTAAAAGAACCGGCGGAAATCTCATTCATGTCATCCGCAGGACGGCATCGATAATTCATGAGAAGCTGGAAATCGAACAGGAGATAGCCGTTATGATGTCGCAAAAAAAGTTCGAATCGCGCCTGCTGACCTTCGCTCCGCTCGTCGTCGTCGGTTTGCTGGCGTATTCGTCCCCCGATTACATGGCGCCGCTTTACAACGGCATAGGTTATGTCGTCATGTCGGTTTGCCTGCTTGTTCTGTTCGGCTGCTACAAGATGACCGAGCGAATTATGGATATTAAGGTGTGA